A genomic region of Anas acuta chromosome 1, bAnaAcu1.1, whole genome shotgun sequence contains the following coding sequences:
- the CRLF2 gene encoding cytokine receptor-like factor 2 gives MRLIFQACSVIFTLDNLMASQSQSGGQKDAINTKIINFNNEKMQITWAVELFPGENVSFSYTFEEGKQEVWKPCPTYLLDQGYNSGCLFKTEGHTLAFSIMNSNGSEERFSKRLKSDFYIKPSPPENVTFFWKDDTVTITCNKPKRGVKCLRLELQYKSKFDNGWQSRTSKCCRVGEQGFDPRKCYSFRVRLKRLVPYCNVVNYSSDWEAETFWMNGTLLDSCDDDLKSQSNTVILLSCLLAVLLMIFILLILLCKWQRLQKSVMPTIPDPKYVFADLFSDHNGNFQEWIDKTDHAMVQTKLEYEEPECIIEEESQQKDKKNSNKQEPREKIFSSSEAAGNYSPKAGHNACLMPTSNNMVSFSGFQNLMDDDTYVML, from the exons ATGAGACTCATCTTTCAAGCATGTTCTGTGATCTTCACACTGGACAACCTGATGGCTTCTCAGTCACAGTCAGGTG GTCAGAAAGATGCCATCAACACCAAAATAATCAACTTCAATAACGAGAAGATGCAGATCACGTGGGCAGTAGAACTCTTCCCTGGCGAGAATGTGTCATTTTCTTATAC ATTTGAAGAAGGCAAGCAGGAAGTTTGGAAGCCATGTCCCACTTATTTATTGGATCAAGGTTATAATTCTGGATGTCTTTTTAAGACAGAAGGACACACCCTTGCCTTCTCTATCATGAATAGCAATGGAAGTGAAGAGCGTTTTTCTAAAAGACTAAAATCTGATTTCTATA taAAACCCAGTCCACCAGAAAATGTGACCTTCTTCTGGAAAGATGACACCGTTACCATAACCTGTAATAAACCAAAGAGAGGTGTGAAGTGCTTGAGACTTGAGCTTCAGTACAAAAGCAAATTTGACAATGGGTGGCAA TCCAGAACTTCTAAGTGTTGCAGAGTTGGAGAGCAAGGCTTTGATCCAAGGAAATGCTATTCTTTCCGTGTCAGACTGAAGAGGCTAGTACCCTACTGCAATGTAGTTAATTACAGCAGTGACTgggaagcagaaacattttggaTGAATGGCACATTATTAG ATTCATGTGATGATGATTTAAAATCTCAGTCAAACACAGTAATTCTTTTAAGTTGTTTGCTGGCAGTACTTCTAATGATATTTATCCTCTTGATTCTTCTGTGTAAATGGCAGAG acttcagaaGTCTGTCATGCCTACCATACCAGAtccaaaatatgtatttgctGATCTCTTCAGTGATCATAATGGAAACTTCCAG GAGTGGATAGACAAAACTGATCATGCAATGGTACAAACCAAGCTAGAATATGAAGAGCCAGAGTGCATCATTGAGGAGGAAAGCCAGCAAAAGGACAAgaagaacagcaacaaacagGAACCTAGGGAAAAAATCTTCAGCTCTTCAGAAGCAGCTGGAAATTACAGTCCCAAAGCAGGTCACAATGCCTGCCTGATGCCAACATCTAATAATATGGTTTCCTTTTCTGGCTTCCAGAATTTAATGGATGATGACACGTATGTGATGTTATAA